A single window of Flagellimonas maritima DNA harbors:
- a CDS encoding Rossmann-like and DUF2520 domain-containing protein → MMLTVVILGTGNVAEHLFVAFTQSEKIHVAQVVGRNMDRLKEFANNTLISDNFNKIVDADFYIIAVKDDAIPLVSQYLSDKENIVVHTSGAISMDILKQKNSGVFYPIQTFTKGKSLDFNSIPICIEAKQQSGLQMLHKLGSSISNKVYEISSPQRRKLHLAAVFANNFVNHLYYVSEKICAEEDLPFSLLHPLIKETADKINYFSPCEAQTGPALRDDIKTMESHLHLLKNKKQTELYTLLSEAIKEEHEKKL, encoded by the coding sequence ATGATGCTTACTGTCGTAATTTTAGGTACAGGGAACGTGGCCGAACATCTCTTTGTCGCATTCACACAATCCGAGAAGATCCATGTTGCACAGGTTGTTGGCCGAAACATGGACAGGTTGAAGGAGTTTGCAAACAATACATTGATATCCGATAATTTCAATAAAATTGTTGATGCCGATTTTTACATCATAGCAGTAAAAGATGATGCTATACCGCTCGTTTCCCAATATCTTTCAGATAAAGAAAATATTGTAGTGCATACTTCCGGTGCAATATCAATGGACATTTTAAAACAAAAAAACAGCGGTGTGTTTTATCCTATACAAACTTTTACAAAAGGTAAAAGCCTAGATTTTAATTCTATCCCAATATGCATTGAAGCCAAACAGCAATCAGGACTCCAAATGCTTCACAAATTGGGAAGCTCTATATCAAATAAGGTTTACGAAATATCATCGCCCCAAAGAAGAAAACTTCACCTTGCTGCAGTATTCGCCAACAATTTTGTAAACCACCTTTATTACGTAAGCGAGAAGATATGTGCTGAAGAAGATTTGCCCTTTTCCCTTTTGCATCCCCTTATCAAAGAAACCGCCGATAAAATAAATTACTTTTCCCCTTGTGAAGCACAGACAGGCCCTGCTTTAAGAGACGATATAAAAACTATGGAAAGTCATTTACATCTATTGAAAAACAAAAAACAAACCGAACTTTACACCTTATTGAGTGAGGCTATAAAAGAGGAACATGAAAAAAAATTATAA
- the ccsA gene encoding cytochrome c biogenesis protein CcsA, producing MIETLKKTLFSTRLMAVLFLVFAAAMAIGTFVESSYSTETARIYIYNATWFEAIMVFFVINFIGNMFRYNLFSFKKWPVLMLHLSWILIIIGAFVTRYISYEGMMPIREGNTEKRFYSDKTYLTAFVDGDIGGETKRRILEDDIIVTPEGMRSSLPWKSDFNGQPFSIAYVDFIDGAKEGLVPNENGGEYLKIVEAGDGQRHEHYLENGKVASIHNVLFSLNNETDGAINFYTNGNNYQIKSPFAGDFMRMADQFKGEVSKDSLQTLQLRSLYNMAGMQFVIPEPLIKGSYGVVKVPEEEITDATQDALVVAISANGETVEKKLLGGQGTSNFSDKIRVGGLDFSLSYGSKVYELPFSIQLNDFIAEKYPGTEAGYASFMSKITVDDERPFDYDIYMNHVLDHRGYRFFQSSFHPDEKGTVLSVNHDFWGTWITYIGYFLLYLGLMGIMFFGKTRFKDLAKSLEKVKAKKATLTAVAFFFMTAFAEAQESASEEHLHVNLPNQTQVDSMINTTMVDEEHAEKFGALVIQDEGGRMKPIHTFASEMLRKLSLKDKFGDMNPDQVFLSMMLNPPIWYNTEFIAVDKKGQNDSIRNVLGIPKDQKFIKATDFFDDRGVYKLGPFLDEATKALNPNKFQQDLKDANIRLNLLDQALSGKIIKIFPLLNHENNKWISAVEYRGGQYQVSDSLYANFIRNAIPYYLRSLQTAIASGDYSQADKLLEAFKQNQKNHGSEVLPSEQKVKTEIIYNKLDIFNRLYKYYAMVGAFLLFVLIFRIFKEREIWKASSYFLKGIIILFFLWHTAGLVLRWYISGHAPWSDAYESILYVSWATMAMGLAFGRKSELTIAASAFVTSMLLWIAHQSWIDPSIANLQPVLDSYWLMIHVAVIVGSYGPLTVGMILGVVSLLLIILTTKKNKKRMDLNIKELIIINELVLTVGLIMLTIGNFLGGQWANESWGRYWGWDPKETWALISIMVYAFVLHMRLVPGLRGKWTFSFASIIAFASIMMTYFGVNFYLVGLHSYASGDQVITPSFIWYTVLGVFILGGVSFWRYRVNYVK from the coding sequence ATGATAGAAACTCTTAAAAAAACTCTTTTTTCCACAAGACTTATGGCGGTTCTTTTTTTGGTTTTTGCTGCGGCAATGGCCATAGGGACTTTTGTTGAAAGTAGTTATAGCACGGAAACAGCTAGAATTTATATATACAACGCTACGTGGTTCGAAGCTATAATGGTTTTTTTCGTCATCAATTTTATCGGCAACATGTTTCGGTACAATCTTTTCAGCTTTAAAAAATGGCCTGTGCTAATGCTGCATTTGTCATGGATTCTAATCATTATCGGAGCTTTTGTAACTCGATATATTAGCTATGAGGGAATGATGCCCATACGTGAAGGAAACACCGAAAAGCGATTTTACTCCGATAAAACATATTTAACTGCTTTTGTTGATGGCGATATTGGTGGTGAAACCAAGCGTAGGATTTTGGAAGATGATATAATTGTCACTCCGGAAGGAATGCGATCTAGTTTGCCATGGAAATCAGATTTTAATGGTCAACCTTTTTCCATTGCTTATGTGGATTTCATAGATGGTGCCAAAGAAGGGCTTGTTCCAAATGAAAATGGAGGGGAGTATCTAAAAATCGTAGAGGCGGGTGATGGTCAACGACATGAGCATTATTTGGAAAATGGTAAGGTCGCCAGCATTCACAATGTGTTATTTTCTTTGAACAATGAAACGGATGGAGCAATAAATTTCTATACCAACGGGAATAATTATCAAATCAAATCTCCTTTTGCAGGAGATTTTATGCGTATGGCCGACCAATTTAAAGGAGAGGTTAGTAAAGACAGTTTGCAGACGTTGCAGTTGCGCTCCCTTTATAATATGGCGGGAATGCAATTTGTTATCCCAGAACCCCTAATAAAAGGAAGTTATGGAGTTGTTAAGGTGCCGGAAGAAGAAATTACCGACGCTACCCAAGATGCTCTGGTAGTTGCCATATCAGCAAATGGGGAAACGGTTGAAAAAAAATTATTGGGTGGACAGGGGACTTCCAATTTTTCTGATAAAATACGGGTAGGCGGATTGGATTTTTCATTGAGTTATGGCTCCAAAGTATACGAACTTCCGTTCTCTATTCAATTAAATGACTTTATTGCTGAAAAATATCCCGGTACCGAAGCGGGCTATGCATCTTTCATGAGTAAAATTACTGTGGATGACGAACGGCCTTTTGATTATGACATTTATATGAACCATGTCTTGGATCATAGGGGATACCGATTTTTTCAATCTAGTTTCCATCCTGATGAAAAAGGAACGGTTTTATCGGTAAACCATGATTTTTGGGGAACTTGGATTACCTATATAGGCTACTTTTTATTGTATCTCGGCTTAATGGGTATCATGTTCTTTGGGAAAACTCGTTTTAAAGATCTGGCAAAATCTTTGGAAAAAGTAAAAGCAAAGAAAGCTACTCTAACAGCTGTTGCTTTCTTCTTTATGACGGCTTTTGCTGAAGCACAAGAAAGCGCTTCCGAGGAGCATCTACATGTAAATCTTCCAAACCAGACCCAAGTCGACTCCATGATAAATACTACAATGGTAGACGAGGAGCACGCAGAAAAATTTGGTGCTTTGGTCATTCAAGATGAAGGAGGGCGTATGAAGCCTATACATACTTTCGCTTCTGAGATGCTCCGAAAATTGAGTCTAAAGGACAAGTTCGGGGATATGAATCCTGACCAGGTTTTTTTATCTATGATGCTCAATCCACCTATTTGGTACAATACTGAATTTATTGCGGTAGATAAAAAAGGACAGAACGATAGCATTCGCAATGTTTTGGGTATTCCCAAAGATCAAAAATTTATTAAAGCAACTGACTTTTTTGATGACAGGGGTGTATATAAGTTGGGGCCATTTTTAGATGAAGCAACCAAAGCACTTAATCCGAATAAATTTCAACAGGATTTAAAAGATGCCAATATTCGCTTAAATCTTCTGGATCAAGCCTTGAGCGGAAAAATCATTAAGATTTTTCCGTTATTGAATCATGAAAATAACAAATGGATATCCGCTGTGGAGTATCGCGGAGGACAATATCAGGTTTCAGATTCCTTATATGCCAATTTCATTAGAAATGCGATACCTTATTATTTAAGATCGCTCCAAACCGCCATTGCTTCAGGTGACTATTCACAAGCTGATAAGTTATTGGAAGCTTTTAAACAAAATCAAAAAAATCATGGTTCTGAAGTATTACCGAGCGAACAAAAAGTGAAAACGGAGATTATTTATAATAAGCTCGATATTTTTAATCGCCTTTATAAATATTACGCAATGGTTGGAGCTTTCCTATTATTTGTTTTAATATTTAGGATTTTCAAGGAAAGAGAGATTTGGAAGGCCTCCTCATACTTTTTAAAAGGTATAATTATTCTATTTTTTCTATGGCATACCGCAGGGCTTGTTCTAAGATGGTATATTTCTGGACACGCACCTTGGAGCGATGCCTATGAAAGTATTCTTTATGTTTCTTGGGCCACCATGGCAATGGGTTTGGCGTTTGGTAGAAAAAGTGAACTGACCATTGCCGCAAGCGCATTTGTTACCTCCATGCTTTTGTGGATAGCCCACCAAAGTTGGATTGACCCTTCAATTGCAAACTTGCAGCCTGTTCTTGACAGCTATTGGCTTATGATTCATGTTGCTGTAATCGTTGGAAGTTATGGTCCGCTTACCGTAGGAATGATTTTAGGTGTTGTATCGCTATTATTGATTATACTCACTACAAAAAAGAACAAGAAACGAATGGACCTTAACATAAAAGAGCTAATCATCATAAACGAGTTAGTGCTTACCGTAGGTCTTATTATGTTGACCATAGGTAACTTTTTGGGAGGGCAATGGGCCAATGAGAGTTGGGGGCGTTACTGGGGCTGGGATCCAAAAGAAACTTGGGCGCTGATTTCAATAATGGTTTATGCCTTTGTGTTGCATATGCGTCTAGTGCCTGGATTAAGAGGGAAATGGACCTTTAGTTTTGCCAGTATCATTGCGTTTGCCAGTATAATGATGACTTATTTTGGAGTTAACTTTTATTTGGTTGGCTTACATAGCTATGCCAGTGGCGACCAGGTAATAACACCAAGTTTTATTTGGTATACCGTTTTGGGAGTATTTATTTTAGGAGGAGTGAGCTTTTGGAGATATCGGGTGAACTATGTCAAGTAA
- a CDS encoding M14 family metallopeptidase, with translation MRYTPIFSFFVLIALISCKNTAGPITKESTDAPSGYQGQGKNPIVPTVNKPVQKQWKGVWSFDNDTTYFTNDFDGARLNGVAADGNDHYTIWITAENTPINVSPWYAFKVWTKNPREITIKLSYQDSRSRYYPKISTDGINFKPLDSTDFKAINPGEGDFGIKAVPEFVELKVRIDQEPTWITAQELYSSKRVKSWIDSLATKPFVTSYEIGRTSEKRPLHLMEISKDSTAKKALMIISRQHPPEVTGFIAMKSFIETIAGESAQAKKFRKSHSIFVVPLMNPDGVDNGHWRHNMGGVDLNRDWENFNQPETKSVRNFLNNKSSEGYEFVFGADFHSTWDDIYYPLDTIATGSKGKIVFDWIENISKRLPQKKSNVKPSGQLEPTMVSRTYFFVEHKMPSIVFELGDDTPRDFLKLKGRVAAEELMRLLDID, from the coding sequence ATGCGATATACTCCAATATTTTCTTTTTTTGTTTTGATAGCCCTAATTTCCTGTAAAAATACTGCTGGACCCATCACTAAGGAAAGTACTGATGCACCCTCAGGCTATCAAGGACAAGGAAAAAATCCTATTGTCCCTACCGTGAACAAACCTGTGCAAAAGCAATGGAAAGGTGTTTGGTCTTTTGATAATGATACTACATATTTTACCAATGATTTTGATGGTGCCCGTTTGAACGGGGTCGCTGCCGATGGGAACGACCATTACACTATATGGATTACCGCTGAGAACACTCCGATCAACGTTAGTCCATGGTATGCCTTTAAAGTTTGGACGAAAAATCCTAGGGAAATCACCATTAAGCTTTCTTACCAAGATTCCCGAAGCCGTTACTATCCCAAAATAAGTACCGATGGTATCAATTTTAAACCTTTGGACAGTACTGATTTCAAAGCTATAAACCCGGGCGAAGGCGATTTTGGTATCAAGGCCGTTCCAGAATTTGTTGAACTCAAAGTTCGAATTGACCAAGAACCAACTTGGATTACAGCACAGGAACTTTATTCTTCAAAACGTGTAAAAAGCTGGATAGATTCCCTTGCAACAAAACCTTTTGTTACTTCTTATGAGATTGGAAGAACTTCAGAGAAACGCCCTTTACACCTCATGGAAATAAGTAAGGACAGTACCGCGAAAAAGGCCTTGATGATCATATCCAGACAGCATCCACCAGAGGTGACAGGTTTTATTGCCATGAAATCCTTTATTGAAACTATTGCCGGGGAAAGTGCACAGGCCAAAAAATTCAGAAAGAGCCATTCCATTTTTGTTGTTCCATTAATGAACCCGGATGGTGTGGATAATGGACATTGGAGACATAATATGGGCGGGGTCGACCTAAATCGCGATTGGGAAAACTTCAATCAGCCAGAAACTAAAAGTGTTCGCAATTTTCTAAATAATAAAAGTAGCGAAGGCTATGAATTTGTTTTTGGAGCAGATTTTCATTCCACGTGGGATGACATTTATTATCCCTTGGATACTATCGCTACTGGAAGCAAAGGTAAAATTGTATTCGATTGGATTGAAAATATTAGCAAAAGGCTCCCCCAGAAAAAGAGTAACGTAAAACCCTCCGGCCAACTGGAACCTACCATGGTTTCACGAACCTATTTCTTTGTGGAACACAAAATGCCTTCCATTGTTTTTGAACTGGGCGATGATACTCCACGGGATTTCTTAAAATTAAAGGGACGGGTTGCGGCAGAAGAGCTGATGCGGCTTTTAGATATTGATTAA